The proteins below are encoded in one region of Elusimicrobiaceae bacterium:
- the pbpC gene encoding penicillin-binding protein 1C produces the protein MKKLAVYLAMGLVLLPRLTNGEVLSVEAGAVSVPASVQVLDNQNHPLQTFLSNRQTYSEPVSLSDISPFVLLAVQAAEDRRFYKHHGIDFKAVLRAVWQNVRWHGIVSGASTITQQLVRALHPRPKNWRNKWIEAWDAWQLERKYSKDEILQQYLNILEFGNHTQGIEAAARFYFGVPASELSVAQSALLAGLIQSPTRLNPLKNPEGALVRRNRVLQAMYRNQFITQEDYHLALSEPLALQATTRPVQAPHFSRLISRLTSPGEQVQTFLDADLQQYAETTLQRHVDRLAEEHVTNAAAVVLDNQTGAVLAYVGSADFEDVEHAGQVDGVLAKRQPGSALKPFVYALALENGFTAASILQDEDTFFEGGFRPRNYDGKFHGGVSVRRALANSYNVPVVRVAETLGAARILQELHAFGFASLNHPAEFYGLGIALGGGEVTLLELANAYSALARGGLVKPVVFAREPRLQSNTVSVRAVPEEISYIITDILADNAARADAFGLNSALQFPFPAAAKTGTSKDYKDNFAIGYTARITVAVWAGNFDGSSMQKVSGVTGAAPILHDILVYATKRYPAGPFAKPYGVVSARICTHSGLLAGENCAATREELFTTDTIPTQICDGTHESMPAPLQFIFPVRGDVFVYDKSLPDTSQQLHIQVSAQAPCSWRLNDQPLPETESEFWWPLQKGKFDLTVTCSGQTAQTFFTVL, from the coding sequence ATGAAAAAGTTAGCAGTTTATTTGGCAATGGGACTTGTTTTACTTCCCCGTCTAACGAACGGGGAAGTATTGTCTGTAGAGGCGGGCGCGGTATCTGTGCCGGCTTCCGTGCAAGTATTGGATAATCAAAATCATCCGTTACAGACTTTTTTATCTAATCGCCAAACTTATTCCGAACCGGTGTCTTTATCAGACATTTCTCCTTTTGTTTTGCTAGCCGTACAGGCGGCAGAAGACCGTCGTTTTTATAAACACCATGGCATTGATTTTAAGGCGGTGTTGCGCGCAGTTTGGCAAAATGTACGATGGCACGGTATTGTGTCGGGGGCTTCTACGATTACCCAGCAATTGGTGCGCGCCTTGCATCCTCGGCCTAAGAATTGGCGTAACAAATGGATAGAAGCGTGGGATGCGTGGCAGTTAGAGCGAAAGTATTCTAAAGATGAGATCTTGCAGCAATATCTAAATATACTGGAGTTTGGTAATCATACGCAGGGTATTGAAGCCGCGGCGCGGTTTTACTTTGGTGTGCCGGCCAGTGAATTATCCGTGGCACAGAGTGCCTTGCTTGCCGGACTGATTCAATCGCCTACGCGGTTAAATCCGCTTAAAAATCCGGAAGGGGCACTGGTCCGTCGCAATCGAGTACTGCAAGCTATGTATCGAAATCAGTTTATTACGCAAGAGGACTATCACTTGGCTTTATCTGAACCCTTGGCTTTGCAAGCTACTACCCGTCCGGTACAGGCACCGCATTTTTCACGACTGATTTCACGCTTAACTTCACCCGGAGAACAGGTGCAGACTTTTTTGGACGCAGATTTGCAACAGTATGCTGAAACTACCTTGCAAAGACACGTAGATCGCTTGGCAGAGGAACATGTGACCAATGCCGCCGCTGTGGTGCTGGATAATCAGACAGGAGCGGTTTTGGCCTATGTGGGATCAGCTGATTTTGAGGATGTGGAGCATGCCGGACAAGTAGACGGAGTGCTGGCTAAGCGGCAACCGGGATCTGCCTTGAAACCGTTCGTGTATGCATTAGCTTTGGAAAACGGATTTACGGCGGCTAGTATTTTGCAAGATGAAGATACTTTTTTCGAAGGAGGATTCCGGCCGCGTAATTACGATGGTAAATTCCATGGGGGAGTATCGGTACGACGTGCATTGGCCAATTCGTATAATGTGCCTGTTGTGCGCGTGGCAGAGACGTTAGGCGCGGCGCGTATTTTGCAAGAGTTACATGCTTTTGGATTTGCTTCATTAAATCATCCGGCAGAATTTTATGGACTGGGAATTGCCTTAGGTGGGGGGGAAGTAACTTTGTTAGAACTGGCTAATGCTTATAGCGCTTTGGCACGCGGGGGACTTGTAAAACCAGTGGTTTTTGCGCGCGAACCACGACTGCAAAGCAATACTGTTTCCGTGCGTGCAGTGCCGGAGGAAATCAGCTATATCATTACCGATATCTTGGCTGATAATGCCGCGCGGGCGGATGCTTTTGGCTTAAATTCTGCGTTACAATTTCCTTTTCCGGCGGCTGCCAAAACCGGCACGAGCAAAGATTATAAAGATAATTTTGCAATCGGTTATACTGCGCGTATTACGGTGGCGGTTTGGGCGGGAAACTTTGACGGATCTTCGATGCAAAAAGTATCCGGTGTGACGGGGGCGGCTCCCATTTTGCATGATATTTTAGTTTATGCAACTAAGCGTTATCCGGCCGGTCCGTTTGCAAAACCGTACGGAGTAGTGTCTGCACGTATTTGTACGCACAGCGGACTTTTAGCCGGAGAGAATTGTGCCGCTACGCGCGAAGAACTTTTTACAACGGACACCATACCTACGCAAATTTGTGACGGCACACATGAGAGTATGCCGGCTCCGTTACAATTTATTTTCCCCGTGCGAGGAGATGTGTTTGTGTATGATAAATCTTTGCCCGATACTTCTCAACAACTGCACATACAGGTTTCCGCGCAAGCGCCGTGTTCGTGGCGGTTAAACGACCAGCCGCTACCGGAGACGGAGTCTGAATTTTGGTGGCCGCTTCAAAAAGGCAAATTTGACTTAACGGTTACATGCTCGGGGCAGACGGCCCAAACATTTTTTACGGTATTGTAA
- a CDS encoding CTP synthase — protein MSKFIIITGGVVSSLGKGISGASIGRLLQLHGLKVNMIKCDPYINVDPGTMSPYQHGEVFVTVDGAEADLDLGHYERFLDVEMTKANTNTAGSIYQTVIDKERRGEYLGATVQVIPHITNEIKKRFCAFEKDFDVSIIEIGGTVGDIESLPFLEAARQLIQEKGPANVISVHVTLIPYIAVAQELKTKPSQHSVNKLRELGIQPSMLICRTEKPLSKKLKDKLSLFCSLPAENVIECTDAKSIYEVPKNFYHQKVDQRVLSLLGLKAKKSVDEKSFAFFDKALNPSKTVKIAIAGKYSELQDAYKSVNEALRHAGMKYDTKVQILYINTEKDDVVAKLKEVDGVLIPGGFGTRGIEGKIETIRYARENKLPFLGICVGMQCAVIETARHLCGMKDANSTEFNPKTKHPVVDLTPQQKKVVYKGGTMRLGNYTADLEKGSLAHKLYKKDHIVERHRHRYEFNPKFVKALQKAGLYVTGWHAGVLPEIVERHDHPYFIAGQFHPEFASRPQRPHPLFDGLVKASLKHQKER, from the coding sequence ATGAGCAAATTTATTATTATTACCGGCGGGGTAGTTAGTTCTTTGGGAAAAGGAATTTCCGGCGCCAGTATCGGAAGACTATTGCAGTTACACGGCCTAAAAGTAAATATGATTAAGTGCGATCCATATATTAATGTGGACCCGGGCACTATGTCCCCTTATCAACATGGAGAAGTATTTGTGACGGTGGACGGCGCGGAAGCGGATTTGGATTTGGGCCACTATGAACGTTTCTTAGACGTAGAAATGACCAAAGCAAATACCAACACCGCCGGCAGCATTTATCAAACCGTGATTGACAAAGAGCGCCGTGGCGAATACCTGGGAGCTACCGTACAAGTTATTCCTCACATTACGAACGAAATCAAAAAACGTTTTTGCGCGTTTGAAAAAGATTTTGATGTGTCTATCATTGAAATCGGCGGAACGGTAGGCGATATTGAGTCTTTGCCCTTCTTAGAAGCGGCCCGCCAATTAATCCAAGAAAAAGGCCCTGCTAACGTAATTAGTGTGCATGTGACCCTCATTCCTTACATTGCAGTAGCGCAAGAACTCAAGACAAAACCCTCTCAGCACTCCGTCAATAAATTGCGTGAACTGGGTATCCAACCCAGCATGCTGATTTGCCGTACGGAAAAACCGCTTTCTAAAAAACTGAAAGATAAACTTTCTTTATTCTGTAGTTTGCCGGCAGAAAATGTGATTGAATGTACGGATGCGAAATCCATTTACGAAGTACCTAAAAATTTTTATCACCAAAAAGTGGATCAACGCGTACTGTCGCTACTGGGATTAAAGGCTAAAAAATCCGTAGATGAAAAATCATTTGCTTTCTTTGATAAGGCCTTAAATCCGTCCAAAACAGTTAAAATCGCCATCGCCGGAAAATACTCCGAACTGCAAGATGCTTATAAATCTGTCAACGAGGCCTTGCGTCATGCAGGTATGAAATATGACACCAAGGTACAAATTCTCTATATTAATACCGAAAAAGATGATGTCGTGGCTAAACTAAAAGAAGTGGACGGGGTATTAATTCCGGGCGGATTTGGTACGCGCGGAATTGAAGGAAAAATTGAAACCATCCGCTACGCACGGGAAAACAAATTACCCTTCTTGGGCATTTGTGTGGGTATGCAATGCGCCGTGATAGAAACCGCCCGCCACTTATGCGGTATGAAAGATGCTAACTCTACGGAATTTAATCCCAAAACGAAACATCCTGTAGTGGATTTGACACCGCAACAAAAGAAAGTCGTTTATAAAGGCGGCACCATGCGTTTGGGCAATTACACCGCAGACTTGGAAAAAGGTTCTTTAGCGCACAAATTGTACAAAAAAGACCACATTGTAGAACGTCACCGCCACCGCTACGAATTCAATCCCAAGTTCGTCAAAGCATTGCAAAAAGCCGGGCTCTATGTAACCGGATGGCATGCAGGCGTGTTGCCGGAAATTGTGGAGCGTCACGATCACCCGTATTTCATCGCCGGACAATTCCACCCGGAATTTGCCTCTCGCCCGCAGCGTCCGCACCCCTTATTTGACGGACTAGTCAAGGCCAGTTTGAAACATCAAAAAGAAAGATAA
- a CDS encoding Ig-like domain-containing protein: protein MLKKSFFSLLFISCFSLAGAEPLQVVSVSPKGDVSHAGKRAIQVTFNQPVVALSEKNAFAQGNCPLVITPAVAGTCRYTGTQTLQFEPAENWKNATEYKVSLPAGFSSSVSKQKLAKEESWSFTTPRPSVQQVLPSSNEQWIDVRPLIYVKMSQPVDLEIAKQAFHLTHPLAAQEPSWWERIKAYVWSENLPSNSQVAEVPVTLRRLTAKEKEDNYSYLTHTNQVFVAEVQKDLPVQTPVTITLSKNLHGTEGPLGLAEDFTSVFHTYPKLQVAGANVEGCLPFDAHIDFTSPVRLSDLMKHMTISPQAALAEITEQEAQTLGYQRYVPEKQEEEKPVSHPVRLPAGTGYFVMPLSFLRLQPHQPVTVTIDKDLTDIYGQKLGRSRTFTVTNNGYCPAVVFKGGTGVLESYLPARHPIDVLNEESVEVYAARYGKETFIPFAQKDIPYCKQAELDKAAVQYNGKYDFHISADKTRKTYLDLSRFHPSAHESIIFSQVRVPSAYRADGFCWVGATDNITDLGVTLKTSQENTLVWVTSLQTGEPQGNLNVELRDSSNRTVWSGSTDANGLAWAPGWKELNVKAANRWSRPILYAFVSSVGGDAVLASDWNDGLELWRFNINYDYSPQGSTLKTALFTDRGVYRPGETVYLKGLTRQLKKGAWQLPEVSKVLVKIYNSRGDEMFKQTISYQKGSFDWSFVLPKEATTGTWQVYAVPENSEEDTIYSFQVEAVKQADFEVNVRELQPSYIGGQKAEFTASAQYLFGAPVAGGKVKWTVRRANEWFDPKGYDDYIFVPYFLSREDQTKDGLLVESSGELDEQGKINFSVPLPKVSRMQMLYAEVGVQAPTGQELFARKSIPLYPAEFYLGAYMERWSTELGEPVKAQLLAVNEKGKRVGPVQVKATIEKEEYLSIRKNGLAGRLEWVSQRRTKKYPSQTFTVGMDGYDFSFVPDKAGSYLITLSAKDSQGRTVRGGFEVTVYGKGEAYWKQNDDDILVLKQDKNSYQIGDTARILVQSPYENATALVSVEQNGVLDSWVTPISAGADSIEVPIKASYTPNVFVSVTLVRGRAEKAAYDEEGLDLAKPQGKTGYVQLIVSQEEREITTTVSPAKTAYRPGEEVRVKINTRVQDKPTPAEVTFMAVDDGILLLTGYQVPNLMKVFYFLRPLTVLTADNRSFLIGQRNFGEKGENRGGGGGLGNKLGGADLRSHFEFTPYFNATVRTNDKGKAEVKFKLPDNLTKFRLMAVASTVKEFGSGEATITVSKPLMITPKMPRFARQSDEFSCGAVVYNYEDEKGIITVTARASGAVTLAEKTQQIHVQKGAAQEVTWPCQAKELGQASVIFTAKGAKEEDAVQHAFSVIPVEKQQTLALYSATEDTQTQQLEKPDSVNPQVPSTVNLSLASTALLNLRGSMLYLLTYPYDCLEQKMSKIWPVIEGADLIKDFKLGDTTSYRKKTQEILDEIPSYQHSSGGLGYWPQVQPDPYVTAYALETAYHAQKAGYKVPTDSLKKAKTWLKGIFNGNKMHAYPYSSLENQTVRAYAVYVLALYGEKLESHFNTLYSHRNGLSLAGQAYLLQAAKLLGKGAEIEKTLAQGLLNQAQYGAQTIHFSSGENQPWLHMSAVKETAVSLDALLKAGAYLQQPYQVVRWLIEQLNAQGHWQNTNANAAVFRALHTYYTLQEAQEPQFKAAVSLDGKEVFHARFEGRSVETQQTAWPFNQVYAKQDQATVRVQKSGAGRVYYTLAQTYAPKAYTTPIQAGFTLTRQLTDLKGNPVTRLQAGERYKVTLKTSTSSAYSFVVLEDFIPAGFEIVNTNLATESRNDADSLQNSDWGGFERDEKYDDRIAIFADYLNAGENEYSYLVQAMTAGTYQYPSAWASQMYDPAVFGRNTTQTWTIEP, encoded by the coding sequence ATGCTAAAAAAATCATTTTTTTCTCTTTTATTTATTAGTTGTTTTTCGCTGGCGGGGGCGGAGCCGTTGCAAGTGGTATCTGTTTCTCCCAAGGGAGATGTTTCTCATGCCGGAAAGCGGGCCATCCAAGTTACCTTTAATCAACCGGTCGTGGCCTTGTCTGAAAAAAATGCTTTTGCTCAAGGAAACTGCCCGCTGGTTATTACGCCTGCCGTTGCCGGCACTTGCCGATACACAGGCACTCAAACCTTACAATTTGAACCTGCTGAAAACTGGAAAAATGCTACAGAGTATAAAGTTTCTTTACCGGCCGGATTTTCTTCTTCCGTGTCTAAACAGAAACTAGCCAAAGAGGAAAGCTGGTCTTTTACGACCCCTCGCCCGTCGGTGCAACAGGTACTTCCCAGCTCCAACGAACAATGGATTGATGTGCGCCCGCTCATTTATGTCAAAATGTCTCAGCCGGTAGATTTAGAAATAGCTAAACAAGCCTTTCATTTGACTCATCCGCTAGCGGCACAAGAGCCCAGCTGGTGGGAGCGTATCAAAGCGTATGTATGGTCAGAAAATTTGCCATCTAATTCACAAGTGGCAGAAGTGCCCGTGACATTGCGTCGTCTTACCGCCAAAGAAAAAGAAGATAATTATTCCTATTTAACGCATACCAATCAAGTGTTTGTAGCAGAAGTGCAAAAAGATTTACCGGTGCAAACCCCTGTTACAATTACCCTTTCTAAAAATTTGCACGGTACGGAAGGCCCTTTGGGTTTAGCAGAAGATTTTACTTCTGTTTTCCATACCTATCCTAAACTTCAAGTGGCCGGAGCCAATGTGGAGGGGTGTTTGCCATTTGACGCACATATAGATTTTACTTCTCCGGTGCGCTTGTCAGATTTAATGAAGCATATGACGATTTCCCCGCAGGCGGCCTTGGCTGAGATTACAGAACAAGAAGCCCAGACCTTAGGCTATCAACGTTACGTGCCGGAAAAGCAGGAAGAAGAAAAACCGGTTTCACATCCGGTGCGATTGCCCGCCGGTACGGGTTACTTTGTCATGCCTCTTTCCTTTTTGCGTTTGCAACCTCATCAGCCGGTTACGGTTACGATTGATAAAGATTTGACAGATATTTACGGACAGAAATTGGGTCGGTCTCGCACGTTTACAGTAACTAATAACGGGTATTGTCCTGCGGTCGTATTTAAGGGAGGAACCGGCGTATTAGAAAGCTATTTGCCGGCCCGTCATCCCATTGATGTGCTCAATGAGGAATCGGTCGAGGTATATGCGGCTCGGTACGGAAAAGAAACTTTTATTCCGTTTGCACAAAAAGATATTCCTTATTGCAAACAAGCGGAACTGGATAAAGCGGCGGTGCAGTATAACGGAAAATATGATTTCCATATTTCTGCGGACAAAACCCGAAAAACTTATTTAGATTTATCACGCTTTCACCCCAGTGCCCATGAGAGCATTATCTTTTCACAAGTGCGGGTTCCCAGTGCGTATCGGGCAGATGGTTTCTGCTGGGTGGGCGCTACGGATAATATTACCGATCTGGGAGTCACTCTTAAAACTTCCCAAGAAAATACGTTAGTGTGGGTTACTTCTTTGCAAACAGGAGAGCCGCAAGGCAATTTGAACGTAGAACTCAGAGACAGCTCTAACCGCACGGTATGGAGCGGTAGCACCGATGCGAACGGATTAGCTTGGGCTCCCGGGTGGAAAGAATTAAATGTAAAAGCCGCCAATCGTTGGAGCCGACCGATTTTATATGCTTTTGTCAGTAGCGTGGGAGGAGACGCGGTACTAGCCAGTGACTGGAATGACGGACTGGAATTATGGCGTTTTAACATCAATTATGATTATTCTCCGCAGGGTAGTACACTTAAAACCGCGCTTTTTACAGACCGTGGCGTATATCGTCCGGGAGAGACCGTTTATCTAAAAGGACTCACGCGTCAGTTGAAAAAAGGAGCGTGGCAATTACCGGAAGTTTCGAAGGTATTGGTGAAAATTTACAATTCTCGCGGAGACGAGATGTTTAAGCAAACAATCAGCTATCAAAAAGGATCGTTTGACTGGTCTTTCGTGCTGCCCAAAGAAGCCACAACAGGTACCTGGCAAGTATATGCAGTACCTGAGAATAGCGAAGAAGATACCATTTACTCTTTTCAGGTAGAAGCCGTCAAGCAAGCAGATTTTGAAGTGAATGTGCGTGAATTGCAGCCGTCATATATCGGTGGACAAAAAGCAGAATTTACTGCCTCTGCCCAATATCTTTTCGGAGCACCGGTAGCCGGCGGAAAAGTAAAGTGGACCGTACGCCGAGCGAATGAATGGTTTGATCCGAAAGGGTATGATGATTATATTTTCGTTCCCTATTTCCTGTCACGGGAAGATCAAACAAAAGATGGCTTGTTGGTGGAATCTTCGGGAGAGTTAGATGAGCAAGGAAAAATTAATTTTTCCGTTCCATTGCCTAAAGTATCTCGCATGCAAATGCTGTATGCAGAGGTAGGAGTACAAGCTCCCACCGGCCAAGAATTATTTGCTAGAAAAAGTATCCCTTTGTATCCGGCCGAATTCTATTTGGGAGCTTATATGGAACGCTGGTCGACCGAACTGGGAGAACCGGTCAAAGCCCAGTTGCTTGCGGTGAATGAAAAAGGAAAACGTGTTGGCCCCGTGCAGGTCAAAGCCACGATTGAAAAAGAAGAGTATTTATCCATTCGTAAAAACGGTCTTGCCGGGCGTTTGGAATGGGTTAGCCAGCGACGTACGAAAAAATATCCTTCTCAAACATTCACGGTTGGTATGGACGGATATGATTTTTCTTTCGTGCCTGACAAAGCCGGTAGTTATTTGATTACCCTGTCGGCTAAAGACAGTCAAGGGCGCACCGTACGCGGCGGTTTTGAAGTGACGGTATATGGAAAAGGCGAGGCCTATTGGAAGCAAAATGATGATGATATCCTCGTACTCAAACAGGATAAGAATTCTTACCAAATTGGAGATACGGCCCGTATTTTAGTGCAAAGTCCGTACGAGAATGCAACCGCACTGGTGAGCGTCGAACAGAATGGAGTATTAGACAGTTGGGTCACTCCAATTTCTGCCGGAGCCGATTCAATCGAGGTGCCCATCAAGGCCAGTTATACTCCAAATGTATTTGTGAGCGTGACGTTGGTGCGCGGCCGCGCCGAAAAAGCAGCTTACGACGAAGAAGGATTAGATTTAGCAAAACCGCAGGGAAAAACGGGATATGTACAGTTGATTGTTTCGCAAGAAGAACGGGAAATTACGACGACGGTTTCTCCCGCTAAAACTGCGTACCGACCCGGGGAAGAAGTGCGGGTCAAAATTAATACGCGAGTGCAAGATAAACCGACACCGGCCGAAGTAACATTTATGGCAGTGGATGACGGAATACTTTTGCTAACCGGTTATCAAGTACCCAATTTAATGAAAGTATTTTATTTCTTGCGGCCGTTAACTGTTTTAACTGCTGACAACCGTTCCTTTTTAATCGGCCAGCGTAATTTCGGTGAAAAAGGAGAAAATCGCGGCGGCGGCGGTGGGTTAGGCAATAAATTAGGCGGCGCGGATTTACGTAGCCATTTTGAGTTCACCCCTTACTTTAATGCGACCGTGCGTACCAATGACAAAGGAAAGGCAGAAGTGAAATTCAAATTGCCGGATAATTTGACGAAATTCCGTTTGATGGCCGTGGCATCTACCGTCAAAGAATTCGGATCCGGAGAAGCTACCATTACGGTGTCAAAGCCTTTGATGATTACGCCGAAAATGCCGCGTTTTGCCCGCCAGTCAGATGAGTTTTCATGCGGCGCAGTCGTCTACAATTATGAAGATGAAAAAGGAATCATTACGGTCACCGCGCGTGCTTCCGGCGCAGTAACACTGGCAGAAAAGACGCAACAAATCCACGTGCAAAAAGGAGCCGCGCAAGAAGTAACGTGGCCGTGTCAGGCTAAGGAACTGGGGCAGGCAAGTGTGATCTTTACTGCTAAAGGAGCGAAAGAAGAAGATGCCGTGCAACATGCATTTTCTGTTATCCCCGTGGAAAAACAACAGACGCTGGCGTTGTATAGTGCTACAGAAGACACGCAAACCCAGCAATTAGAGAAACCGGATTCTGTCAATCCGCAAGTACCCAGTACCGTAAATCTTTCACTCGCTTCTACGGCTCTATTGAATTTACGGGGAAGCATGTTGTATTTGCTCACGTATCCGTACGATTGTTTAGAGCAGAAAATGTCTAAAATTTGGCCGGTCATAGAAGGCGCTGATCTGATAAAAGATTTCAAGTTGGGCGACACCACTTCCTATCGGAAAAAAACGCAGGAAATTTTAGATGAAATACCCTCTTACCAACACAGTTCCGGCGGATTGGGTTATTGGCCGCAAGTACAGCCCGATCCGTATGTAACGGCTTATGCTTTAGAGACAGCTTATCACGCCCAAAAAGCAGGTTACAAAGTGCCTACGGACTCTTTGAAAAAGGCCAAAACTTGGTTGAAAGGTATTTTTAACGGTAACAAGATGCACGCTTATCCATACTCGTCTTTGGAAAATCAAACCGTACGTGCGTATGCCGTGTACGTATTGGCTTTATACGGGGAGAAATTGGAAAGTCATTTCAATACGTTATATAGCCATCGTAACGGATTGAGTTTGGCCGGGCAGGCTTATTTGTTGCAAGCGGCTAAATTGCTTGGCAAAGGAGCAGAAATCGAGAAAACATTGGCACAAGGATTACTAAATCAAGCGCAATACGGAGCTCAGACCATTCATTTCTCAAGCGGAGAAAATCAGCCGTGGTTGCATATGAGTGCCGTGAAAGAAACTGCTGTGAGTTTGGATGCTTTATTAAAAGCGGGTGCTTATTTGCAACAACCGTATCAGGTCGTGCGTTGGCTCATAGAACAGCTTAATGCACAAGGTCACTGGCAAAATACCAATGCAAATGCCGCTGTATTTAGAGCTTTGCATACATACTATACGTTGCAAGAAGCGCAGGAGCCGCAGTTTAAGGCGGCTGTTTCACTGGACGGGAAAGAAGTGTTTCACGCTCGTTTTGAAGGACGCAGTGTCGAAACACAGCAGACTGCTTGGCCCTTTAATCAGGTATATGCCAAACAAGATCAGGCGACTGTACGGGTGCAAAAATCCGGCGCAGGACGAGTTTATTATACCTTGGCCCAGACCTATGCGCCTAAGGCATATACAACGCCCATTCAGGCCGGTTTTACGCTCACGCGTCAGCTGACAGACTTGAAAGGCAATCCTGTTACTCGCTTGCAAGCCGGTGAGCGCTATAAAGTAACCTTGAAAACAAGTACTTCATCGGCCTATTCTTTTGTGGTGCTGGAGGATTTTATTCCTGCCGGTTTTGAGATCGTCAATACCAACTTAGCCACCGAAAGCCGCAACGATGCAGATTCTCTGCAAAATTCGGATTGGGGTGGTTTTGAACGGGATGAAAAATACGACGACCGCATTGCTATTTTTGCGGATTATTTGAACGCCGGTGAAAATGAGTACAGTTATTTGGTACAGGCGATGACAGCCGGCACTTATCAATATCCCAGCGCATGGGCCAGCCAAATGTATGATCCGGCGGTATTTGGGCGTAACACTACGCAAACATGGACAATTGAACCTTAA
- the kdsB gene encoding 3-deoxy-manno-octulosonate cytidylyltransferase translates to MKDVLIVIPARYGSSRLPGKMLKLLAGKPVVMHVYEACKKANVGEVLIATESQLVVDALAKFGAHAVLTSDTCQSGTDRIYEAAKDRPEQIIINVQGDEPFIAPSTIQKIAALLQAEPDCDIASAVIATLDDKKIDNPNCVKAVLNKDGKALYFSRSRVPYKREITDANKNIPYWQHCGIYGYQRKALERFVQLPQSPLEKLEKLEQLRALEDGMTLKCVVIEGTGPAIDTEQDLLAAEAYLKLS, encoded by the coding sequence ATGAAAGATGTTTTGATTGTCATTCCTGCGCGGTATGGTTCTTCGCGCTTGCCGGGTAAAATGTTGAAACTTTTAGCCGGTAAACCCGTTGTCATGCATGTGTACGAAGCCTGTAAAAAAGCAAACGTTGGCGAAGTGCTGATTGCCACAGAAAGTCAACTCGTAGTGGATGCTTTGGCCAAATTTGGCGCTCATGCCGTACTGACCAGCGATACCTGCCAGAGCGGAACAGACCGCATTTATGAGGCTGCTAAAGATCGTCCGGAGCAAATCATTATTAATGTACAGGGAGATGAGCCTTTTATTGCTCCCTCTACCATCCAAAAAATTGCTGCTCTCTTGCAAGCAGAGCCCGATTGTGACATTGCTTCCGCCGTGATTGCCACCTTAGATGACAAGAAAATTGACAATCCTAACTGTGTCAAAGCCGTGCTCAATAAAGACGGAAAAGCTTTGTATTTTTCACGCTCTCGTGTTCCCTACAAACGAGAAATTACGGACGCCAACAAAAACATTCCTTATTGGCAACATTGCGGTATCTATGGGTATCAACGTAAAGCGTTGGAACGCTTTGTACAGTTACCGCAGAGCCCGCTGGAAAAACTGGAAAAACTGGAACAGTTACGCGCTTTGGAAGATGGCATGACCTTAAAGTGCGTAGTTATTGAAGGTACCGGCCCGGCCATCGATACAGAGCAAGATTTATTGGCCGCCGAAGCGTATCTAAAACTTTCTTAA
- a CDS encoding pilin encodes MFVRNNRAFTLIELLVVVLIIGILSAIALPQYEKAVVKSRFAEAFVNLKTIANAVQVCELETGTQAANNHNIGCANFDNLSIDIGDIAEDGARATTEKFWYYAGPHTALISDNVKAVAVSREWEYCVCIYGDGHFEGHVDDGAYTGGKIPTFDISKLLQIEDTGTCECA; translated from the coding sequence ATGTTTGTAAGAAATAACAGAGCTTTTACGCTTATTGAGCTGTTAGTAGTAGTCTTGATTATTGGTATTTTATCGGCCATCGCCCTGCCTCAATATGAAAAAGCGGTTGTTAAATCGCGCTTTGCGGAAGCTTTTGTGAATTTAAAAACAATTGCTAATGCTGTGCAAGTATGTGAATTAGAAACAGGGACACAAGCTGCAAATAATCATAATATTGGATGTGCTAATTTTGACAATTTAAGTATTGATATAGGAGATATAGCGGAGGATGGTGCTCGGGCTACAACAGAGAAATTTTGGTATTACGCAGGCCCTCATACTGCTTTGATAAGTGATAATGTTAAAGCAGTTGCTGTTAGTAGAGAGTGGGAGTATTGTGTATGTATATATGGTGATGGACATTTTGAGGGCCATGTAGATGATGGTGCTTATACAGGAGGGAAAATACCTACATTTGATATTTCTAAACTTTTACAAATAGAGGATACTGGAACCTGTGAATGTGCGTAG